A portion of the Sabethes cyaneus chromosome 3, idSabCyanKW18_F2, whole genome shotgun sequence genome contains these proteins:
- the LOC128741172 gene encoding casein kinase I — MELRVGNKYRLGRKIGSGSFGDIYLGTNISTGEEVAIKLECIKTKHPQLHIESKFYRMLQGAVGIPTIKWCGSEGDYNVMVMELLGPSLEDLFNFCSRRFTLKTVLLLADQMISRIDFIHSRSFIHRDIKPDNFLMGLGKKGNLVYIIDFGLAKKYKDSKTMAHIPYRENKNLTGTARYASINTHLGIEQSRRDDLESLGYVLMYFNLGTLPWQGLKAANKRQKYERISEKKLSTPIEELCKGFPPEFTSYLSYCRQLEFTQRPDYCYLRKVFRTLFARQGYSYDYVFDWNMLKFGGSSRHNNTNERTKAGAVVQTNDPTAIGTSMVATGGGTGMVTTVTGTTASIAKNDSCKQLANRLVQMMAQARPGADGQPLPVPGAPQQQQPPQPTHNNNAGSANPEPIAAFSRHDTPERRSSIRLRGQNLDSRNIE, encoded by the coding sequence ATGGAATTGCGCGTTGGTAACAAATATCGGCTCGGCCGGAAAATTGGTTCGGGATCATTTGGCGACATCTACTTGGGCACGAATATTTCCACCGGCGAAGAGGTTGCCATCAAGCTCGAATGTATCAAAACGAAACATCCCCAGCTGCACATCGAGAGCAAGTTCTACCGGATGCTGCAGGGTGCCGTGGGTATTCCGACCATCAAGTGGTGCGGTTCGGAGGGTGATTACAACGTGATGGTGATGGAACTGCTTGGCCCGTCGCTGGAGGATTTATTCAACTTTTGCTCAAGACGTTTCACGCTGAAGACTGTGCTGCTTCTGGCAGATCAGATGATTTCCCGCATCGATTTCATTCACTCGAGAAGTTTCATCCATCGAGACATTAAACCGGACAATTTCCTGATGGGTCTAGGAAAGAAGGGAAATCTTGTGTATATTATCGATTTTGGGTTGGCGAAAAAGTATAAGGATTCCAAAACGATGGCACACATCCCGTACCGGGAAAATAAGAACCTAACCGGTACGGCACGCTACGCCTCGATCAATACGCATTTGGGTATTGAGCAAAGCCGCAGGGATGATCTGGAATCGCTTGGATATGTGCTGATGTACTTCAATTTGGGAACGTTGCCGTGGCAAGGTTTGAAAGCGGCCAATAAGCGCCAGAAATACGAAAGGATCTCCGAGAAAAAGCTATCGACGCCGATAGAAGAGCTTTGCAAAGGTTTTCCGCCAGAGTTTACTTCTTATTTGTCGTACTGTCGTCAGCTGGAATTCACTCAGCGTCCAGATTACTGCTACCTGCGGAAGGTGTTTAGAACGCTGTTTGCCCGGCAAGGTTACTCTTATGATTACGTGTTCGACTGGAATATGCTGAAATTTGGAGGATCTTCTCGTCACAACAACACTAACGAGCGGACCAAGGCCGGAGCGGTCGTTCAAACAAACGATCCAACCGCAATCGGTACCAGTATGGTGGCCACCGGTGGTGGAACGGGAATGGTTACCACCGTTACCGGAACCACTGCCTCGATCGCTAAAAATGATTCCTGCAAACAGCTCGCCAACCGATTGGTGCAAATGATGGCCCAGGCACGACCCGGAGCGGACGGTCAGCCACTGCCGGTTCCAGGAGCACCCCAGCAACAGCAACCACCCCAGCCCACTCACAACAACAATGCCGGAAGTGCAAATCCGGAACCGATCGCAGCCTTCTCCCGGCACGATACGCCCGAACGTCGTTCGTCCATCCGTTTGCGCGGTCAAAACCTAGACTCACGAAACATTGAATAA